TTAATTCCATCTCGATCCATCAATTTACAAGTTTGTGTTCTactgtttattttttattttttttatttgtttcgtATCACTAATTGTCAGAATTGTTTTCTTGCAGTCTAATCCGAGGAACGCTATAGGCATATTAACAATGGGTACTTTAGAAAAAACAGCAACGCTTGAAACTACTAGTGATTTTGATGAAATCCGGACTCACCTTCGATGTTAGCTTCCTACTCTTGTTTTTTTAATGTTGTATCTTTGTAGGGTATGATCATTATTTTATTCAGTTTCGCCTTGTTTCTCAGGTATTCGGGCATTACGTGGTGGTGAGTTGGATTTTTTTGAGGTGTTCAATTCATGCGCGGATaaactactccctccgtccctaaattattgtccagtattccattttgggatgtcccaaattaattgtctacttccataaatagaaaggaaaggagatatttcattggtggatatggagagagaagatatttcattggtggagaaataaagttagtgggatttcctaaaactgtgtgttttttgtctggggacaattaatctgggacggagggagtagatCATTATCCAAGTAACCCAAAAAGGTTCCTTTTCTTTACTGGAGGGTATGTATGTACTTTTTGGTTTATGCTTAAATGTTTCACTTTTCTACTTTTATCTACACTACACTACACTACACTACACTAGTGTGTAACTATGTATGTTATGTTTGCTCTTGCGTGACAGTCCTATAGATTTCGAAATGGGCGAAGCGCACTGGTATGGGAACAAGTTCAAAGAGCAGGGTGTCGCTAATGATGTTGTCAATTTTTTTCTTGACGAACGATTCGCTAATTGTAAGATGGATCTTGATGCATTTGTTGCttgtactgataataataataacagcctCATTAAACACGTTCCAGCTGATTCTCGTACACGAGTTCGTGACATCATATCCAGGTTTTTATCACTATATATTTCttttgcttatatatatatatatatatatatatatatatatatatatatatatatatatatatatatatatatatatatatatatatatggtacgatcaaggggaagtaaccaatcggggggaagcaaatttttttttttttttttttttcgttttttgaaaaaactttgttcacgaacattatagattggatgaaaatatgaacatttaataaagacactttgtgataaatgtttttattttggcgggaaaacgctcgaagaagtaatatataacaattatcgtgtttttcgaacgtatgttgaggttttagatattagggtttagatattagggtttatagggtttagatactaGGGTTtagaggtttagggtttagatttaggatttagattgagtttttaacacgaacggtttagagcttagggtttagggtttggtgtttgggtttatggaataaacccaaaacaccaaaccctaaactctaaatcgggc
The window above is part of the Rutidosis leptorrhynchoides isolate AG116_Rl617_1_P2 chromosome 1, CSIRO_AGI_Rlap_v1, whole genome shotgun sequence genome. Proteins encoded here:
- the LOC139885789 gene encoding 26S proteasome non-ATPase regulatory subunit 4 homolog, with the translated sequence MASILAARQALTVLRSSISSSSLIHRRGLAGASELHGLKNGLKKVDSWKYPKSPFPSKEEHEIIFICVDTSKWMMRLGRYRLQVDCVRVYCRAKLKSNPRNAIGILTMGTLEKTATLETTSDFDEIRTHLRCIRALRGGELDFFEVFNSCADKLDHYPSNPKRFLFFTGGPIDFEMGEAHWYGNKFKEQGVANDVVNFFLDERFANCKMDLDAFVACTDNNNNSLIKHVPADSRTRVRDIISSLVERKKGNNEAEELLS